ACCAAATCAATTAAAATATTATTAGAGAGGATGGTCCGTATTGATTCGAAGTTTCATATTACATATCCCTTGTCACAGAAAAGCCGAAAGGAGTTTTCTTAAACTACAAAAATACATCCCTTTATGTGCACGATGCACAGGTATGTTTATTGGTTTCTTTATGTTCCCAATTTATTTTTTAATAACACCTTCGTTTACTCTCTCATTAGTACTATCCTTTTCTGCTCAAATTCCATTATTCATCGATGGATTCACCCAAAGGTGGAAGTGGAGAAGTAGCACAAATTTGATCAGAGTAACTACCGGTATATTAAGCGGTAATGGTATGGGACTACTTATTTCATCTAGTATTATATGGATTCTATCTTAAACCATACATCGACGGAGGTATTTACATGTTCTGGATTTACTCAATTCTAATTCTCATTTCTGGTGGAAGTGGAATTGGTTTTATCATTCATGAAAAATATATAGAAGCAATAATAGCTTTTGTTATTTGCGCACTATTTATTGGATTGCTATATTTTTATCTTAAGAGAAATAAAAAAAAGAGAAATTCGGATTGTGGTGCTTTAGATTGTGCCGATTGTTCAGATTGTGATTGTAATGATTAAACTTCTACTTTTCTATATTTCTCTAGTAAGTAAAAAAGATTTGTATATCGTTAAAGATACGCAAATCTTTTTTATTTTAAAATTCTCCTACATGTACTTTTAATCCCGGTATATTTAATACTCTCTCGATTTCTTTTTTATCTTCTGTTTTAATAAAACTTTCCTTTTCGTGAGAACACGTTATTAACCATTCTTTTCCGGATTTAAAAAACGATAAATCTTCTGGTAAATCAGGAAATACCCATTCATATAAAGAATTAGATAATTCTTTCAGGACATTTTTAGCATTGTCATCAGCATAATAGAAATACACTTTTGCTGTTTGATTACCACCTAAAATAGTACTGGCCTACTCGGATTGCCCGTTCATTTCTTTAAATGAACCTTCTAGTTTCTTTAAAATAGGACCAAAAGAGTCTAACGGTCCCATATCATTTCTTAAAACGAAATGGAATTCATCACAAATGTCAAAAGCTAAATCTAATAAATCGGAATAAGGTTGTTGTTTCGGATTGGAATCAATTACTATCATGACTTCTCTCCTTTCTTTAACCTTATATAATAATCTTATTAATTGGGGTTATTATGAATAATATACAATTATTATCTTATCGAACCACTAACATGCACACAAGGTTTATCTTTATGATTGAAATCTTTAATTTTATTTTTTCCAGAATTAGTTTATCGAAAAGGCGGGGGAGATATAAAGAACATGTATTATTTAGTGGTTTTTAATTTGTGCTTAACTGTCCTAGAATTTTTTGAAAAGTGTAGGAATGTATCTATTATATGGAGAACTTTAGTTTTGTATATAAAAGGAGGCGTTAGAATTGGAAGAGTATGATTGGATTTTAATAAAGAAAAATAGGAGGATGGATTTTTCATTTGTAGATAATGTAGCGGTGTTTGAAGATTCT
The DNA window shown above is from Bacillus clarus and carries:
- a CDS encoding DUF2085 domain-containing protein, coding for MIRSFILHIPCHRKAERSFLKLQKYIPLCARCTGMFIGFFMFPIYFLITPSFTLSLVLSFSAQIPLFIDGFTQRWKWRSSTNLIRVTTGILSGNGMGLLISSSIIWILS